Below is a genomic region from Ruania alba.
TCACTCCCTGCGCCTCGGCCGCGACCCGGGCCGTGAGCACGCTCGGCACCTCGTCGGCCCCGGGGTAGAACAGGGCGTGTGTGCCGAGGCGGTTGTTCCATCGGTCCAGGGCGCGCCGGTCCGATGCAGGAAGGCCGCGGGGTGCGGTGTCGTCGGATGTGATGGCGAGCGTGGCCACCGTGCCGTCGGCGAGCAGGGACAGGGCTGTGAGGTTGATCGTGTGGTTGCGCAACCTGCGCCCGACCAGATCTGCCACCGCGTCGGCAGGTACGGCCTCCCGGGCGGCGCTCACCTGGTCGGTGTCGGTCTCGCCGTGCTCGTAGTTGTCCCAGGCCTGGGACAACTCGAACAGGCGACGCCCATGGGTCGCCCAGTACTCGGGCTCTTGCCGGCTGCGCGTGTTGTTGTCGTAGTGCGGAAGGCGGGTGACGACCTGGTACGCCGTGATCGGGGAGGTGAGTCCTCGGAGTACCTCGAGCCGCGGGAGTGCATCGAGGATCCCGTCTGGCGTGTTCCGGGACGGGATGAGTCCGCCGTGCACCAGGAGGTCGAGCGAGAGGACGACGGCATCGACGTCCCGGTCGATCTCCCGGAGCCACACGGCAAGCCCGGCTGTGTTCGCGCCCTCGCGGAAGCGCGGCATCAGATGCCGAGGGGGCAGGAGAACGTCGACGCCGCAGCACCGGCCGAACCATTCTGCATAGCCGGCCGTGTTCGGGCGCTCGTCCGGCGGGAGGAGGGCGATGCGCATGGATGGCCTTCCGAGCTCGGGCTTGTGCAGTGTCGGTGGACCACG
It encodes:
- a CDS encoding DUF4127 family protein; the encoded protein is MRIALLPPDERPNTAGYAEWFGRCCGVDVLLPPRHLMPRFREGANTAGLAVWLREIDRDVDAVVLSLDLLVHGGLIPSRNTPDGILDALPRLEVLRGLTSPITAYQVVTRLPHYDNNTRSRQEPEYWATHGRRLFELSQAWDNYEHGETDTDQVSAAREAVPADAVADLVGRRLRNHTINLTALSLLADGTVATLAITSDDTAPRGLPASDRRALDRWNNRLGTHALFYPGADEVPSVLTARVAAEAQGVTPRICVRCPEPGGLDRTAPYEDRPLNDGIGNQIRALGAVRVDDPADADVVLVVYPPSTTPGDWTGEAPEPSTPAEREGLVAEVEALLADDRRVALADVRYANGSDPLLVDALDGANLLQRLVSYGGWNTAGNTLGTTLATAASETIDNSDEACHEREQFRANKIIKDGHYLPVLRPRLLHELRERGLTDPPLEEIPDLERRVEAELNDWASGIGALNGWRVRHVRWPWNYLFTVDFDLERIQ